The following DNA comes from Thunnus thynnus chromosome 3, fThuThy2.1, whole genome shotgun sequence.
ttttaaaaaataatttgaataatgcatatttatatttatttattcagttaaaGGTTTAATTTCTCAATGTGAGGATCTAATTGAGTTTTCAAAGCCCTTGTTCACACTGCCAGAAATAAAATTCTAGTaaggaaatatttaaatatttttctggCTGAAAAGTGGCCAAGTATGAATATATTGAGTCTAAATATACTGCAATCAGGCTATAAAGTGTCCACCATGTGTAAGTTGTTAATGGTAGAGTGTAAACTTCCCTCAGGTTGCCAAACGCCTCCTTTTGCTTATTGTTTTAATTCTATACATTTCACTGTATTAAGAACATAGtgtctgatgaaaaacaactaCAGCGTGGAGCCTTGTGTGAAGCAGAATTTATCCCAAAGTTACACAGTTACGTTCAGATACATTATCATTAGCTATAGAAACAGGTTTACTGGTCTCTCTCTGAGATTTAGAGGAAACTGGCGACTCttttttctggatgaatgatTATAAGAAACTTGAGTGAGTGTTTAAGGAAGGGAACTTTTTGTGTGGCTGATTAATAGAGCTCGGTggcacaaaagacaaaaattctttgtttgcaatgtagTGTTTGATTAATGTGTCAACACTGCACCACCTGCCCAGAGCCAAACACACAAGAAGTAATGACTAACTTTAGCTGTAGGTCTGCTGAATGTGTAGAACTTTAGTAGGAggcctttttgtttgtttgttttgctaaTAGGACGTTTTTACAGCAGACACACTTGCCATGGGTAAGgtaaggtgatttttttttttttttcagttcaccTGTCCCCTGACGGCCAAAACACGTTTCTGCACACAAAAAAGGAACCTAGATGAGACAAAAAAGGGAGAAACCCCTGAGCAAATATCAAGGGAGTGGCAGTGATAGAGTTACATCTTGTGTATTTCCACTTCATATTTAAATTACATGATGGGCGTTGTCCCTTTCTGAGCAATTCTTGTTTCTTGGCCAAATGAAAATGATATATTCTATTAAACACTTGCCACTAGCGTGTATTTGTATCAAAGTAAATCACTTGCTGGTCAGAATTCATATAGATTGTAATGATTTGGTTTGAACTTCACATATTTCAATAGGTCTAAAAATAAGACTTAACACAATGTACTAGAAAGCTGTTACAGGTTACAATGcttcaatacatttatttatacattttagtttctttattaaagatatatacatatatacataacaagtttttgttctgtttacCTTGCATTGTATTTATATGCAAAATATGCTTCaataaacaaaactttatttcagatatATCCGCCCATATCCATATCCACTCAAGCCAAACCCACAGTTTTCTATGAGCCATATACAAGTCCATCACTCTGAAATGGTGACgtctctttcacttcctttcTCTGTTATTTCTGGACCTCTGCGTTTGTGTGCAGAACAATAAACTTCATGATGCTGTGCTGGTAAGAGGAAATGCTCGGCCACAACGGTGTAACTGGGCAGGGAGAAGAAATGATGTTTTTCACCTGCTATAGAGCAAAGTAGATCTGTACCTTACAGTGAGATTCAACATGGAGTTAAATCCTAGTAGCTCTTTTCGTTTGGACTCAACTGTCAATCTGACAGAAGTAATACTACCTTCACTTATGGCCAATCTggagagaaacaacaaaatcCTGCTCGATTTGGTGCGACAGCCAGGTAACAACATGTGTGCTGACTGCGGAGCTCCTGGTGAGTAGACAAATATTCACGACCACAAtctattcattttaataaagacaTGAGCATTGACTGACTTATTTCCAACCATGAATAAGTTCTCAATGACCATGATCATNNNNNNNNNNNNNNNNNNNNNNNNNNNNNNNNNNNNNNNNNNNNNNNNNNNNNNNNNNNNNNNNNNNNNNNNNNNNNNNNNNNNNNNNNNNNNNNNNNNNNNNNNNNNNNNNNNNNNNNNNNNNNNNNNNNNNNNNNNNNNNNNNNNNNNNNNNNNNNNNNNNNNNNNNNNNNNNNNNNNNNNNNNNNNNNNNNNNNNNNgaaaagagagagacagtgtatttgaacacaaacaagacatcatatactttgatttattttgttgtattctACTTTTGCCTAGAAAAGAGatatttatttgtgattttgttttatcatactgtggtgTCTTCACAtgaatacagttttttttactgtatttagtTCCCTACTGACAAAATAAAGATCATAATCTTTGCTTGCAGACCCTGACTGGGCCTCCTACACTCTCGGTatctttgtgtgtctgaactGCTCAGGGATGCATCGTAATTTGCCCGCTGTCAGCAGAGTGAAATCCATACGTCTGGATCACTGGGAAGATTCACTAGTAGAGGTATCCATATGTAGTATTTATATGAGTGACTAATAACATGCATGTActatttcttttacatttttatatactgAGTAATTCCACGGTCCACTTAATGCAGAGTCAATACttcaacattttaatatgtATATTGCATATATGTAGATTtagttacattttaatttttatttattattttgaatatatatgtatatattcaagcgaatgggaaagtggtctctGACTTTGGAccccattcacttcaatgagaaagtgtgtccttCAAGAGTGTGTCACCctgcatttcactgcacatgtatgagcatgtgacaaataaatctTGGAACCTAATCTGTCCACTGTTTTAATGCTCAGATAGGTCATCGTTGAAGAGTATCTCATTATGGATACCGGTTTCGTTTATTGTTTACAATCTCATAAGGTCTGTCTTGCAAAGCAGGATGCCTAAATTCATTGGATGACTTTGCATAGTAACTGAACTGGGGTCTGAATATTAGTTGTCTTGTTATAACCTTTTAAATCTCACATCTTGTGGTTTCAGTTCATGCGAGAGAAGGGAAATTCTGCAGCCAAAGCTCTTTACGAAAGGTGTGTCCCTGCCTTCTTCTACAGACCGCAACAAAAAGACTGTGTGTAAGTGAATTTCACCGCAACCACAATCCATTGACCCCGTTAATTCTGTGGAAGTGAAAAGTGAAGACTCGACAGATGgtctatttatttttagtgaATGGGAATGTTGCACATACAGAAAGAGGAACTAACAGTCGGGGTTGGGTACAGAGGTGGAGCCACTAATACAGACAGCATGAATTAGACTCATTCATTCTAATCAGTATTTTGCTTTACTTGTAGGGTTCTTAAGGATCAATGGATACGTGCAAAGTATGAGAGAAGAGAATTCACAGGAGAAAACAACGACATCCAGCAAACTTATAGCTCAGGTATATTTCCTAGAAGTATTCCCACACCAAAATATTCTTCCCAACAGTAAAATACTCAGaattcagtcattttatttatctgatgtATTTGTAACCCAGACGTGTTTGAGTCAACACTatggaagaaaggaaaagacaaTAAGCAGTTTCTTAAGAGGATCTTCCTGCTGTCCCGGAAAGACTTTACCCTCAAATACTTCATGAAAGAGGATGTGGGTAGTTTCTTTGGCttatcatcatttttaataCACAATGTTTTATGAGCATACTTGGGTTACAGTCAATTACCTTTTTGTTTTCAATCTTTTAAAATCATCCCTTGAAAACAAAGTCTAAGGTTGCCAAAGATGTCATCAGCATGAAGGACCTGAATGCAGTTTTCCAGCCAGAGATAATTGGTAACGCTCACGGTCTGCAGATCTCCTATGTGCAGGACGAACGTACCAGGAATCTGTTTGTTTACCATGAGAACGGACAGGTGAACGCATCTATTCATTTCTTTTATATCGAGACTTAATCTGATCCGAGTTTATTAGACCTATTGAAGTTCACCCTGTAGATCCCTGCCCAGGATTCACTTGTTTACCTAAaatttattaaactttttagaCAATATACACTGATTTATGTGTTAGTCTTCCTGATATAATGTCCTATATCTGACCCCTTACAGGAAATTGTATCCTGGTTCAACGCTATTCGGGCAATCCGCTTGGCGTACCTCCAGAGGACAAACCCCACTCGTCAAGAAAATGATGTGAGACAAATTTTCAGATTTAGCTATAATAGCTAATTAAAGTGTTAAACTGCAACTTTTGTTCAGCTAACGGTGTTATCCATGTGTCTTTACACAGTTAATACCtcatataacaagaaactgCCTGAGGGAGGGGTACATGGAGAAGACCGGCCCAACGGTCCGTCAACTATCTGAATTTATGGCCGAAGTTGGTAGAACTTCCTGATAAGGCAgcctttataaagggtttataagcATTCATTAATGGCTTAATTAATGGTTAATACATGatttactaatgctttatagaCCATTTATGAGCCATTAATAGACATGATTTTtaggttgccaggttgtgaagaATCcctcttttatatatatatatatatatcatataattAGTTTTATGTCATTCTTGAGGAAATCATCTCTGATATACCACTTACCTTCTGGGGAGGGCTGCAGGGCATCCAGATGAAAATCCATTGATGAACAATTTATTAccatttataactgcagactttattttcattaatgacttATTAAATATAACTGCAGACCTGATGATTTATCAGAATGTGTGAGATATTTAACCttttattaatgattcataATCATTTATGATAGTCTGCTGTTTgttgagagacacacacaaagcctgTCCAGTGTGACGGCAGTCTCAGCATGTGTATAGATGTGGTAATACTAGACTGGTACTGATGTTTTACTTTATCCTACTGTGAACATTCAATGTgctatttttcctttttgtcctCAAGCTTCAcccaaaatatttaataataagtTCCTGGGTGTTAATAAAGGGTCAATATTGCATAATTTCTAAGTCATCAGGTCTGcagttatatttaataaatcattaatgaaaataattcaagtcttcagttgtaaatgttaataaattgttGAATGGATCTTCATCTGGACGTCCTGCAGCCCTTTCTAACTctaacctggcaacccaaaactTCTGCTAACTCATGGCTTATGAatgatctataaagcattagtaaatgatttattaaccatttattAAGCCATAATTTAATGGTTATAAACCCTTATCAGTCTAATCAGAAAGTGGTACCCAAACGTTAATTGGATTTCTTTAGATTTGTGATATCTGCCAAACTAACTCTCattcgtctctctctctctctctctctctctctctctctctctgtccctttttctatgtgtgtgtgtgtgtgtgtgtgtgttttgggttgtgtgtgtgttttcagcaaCGGGAGCCATTCAAGAAGAGGTGGTTCACATTGTGCTTAATGAACAGAACGCTTCTATACTTTAAGTCCCCATTGGTAATGAACAGAGAATTACACAGTTTCTACAGTGTGTGAAAactctaaataaaaaaaatcattataaataaataaataataaataaaatggtagtCAAATATTAAGCAATAACTTTACAACAACATTTCCATTAAAGTATTATAGTTGTAATCAAATGCAGATATTAGCctaatatgaaacaaaacatggtgTTTGCATTTAATTATAGTGAGTTGTTTGTCTTCATTGTCAGGATGCTACAGAGTTGGGAGCCGTCTTCATCGGCACAGAGAGCCACAGCTACTCTGTTTCAGGGAACAGCGGCCGGAGCACAAGAGGAGGCCGGTGGCACTGGGGCATCACGCTGCAGACTCCAGGGAGGcagtttgtgttcatgtgtgagCAGGAACAGGAGCAGACGGAGTGGCTGGAGGCCTTCAGAAAGGTCATCTCTCAACCCATGACCCCAGAGGACTACGCTAGTAAGATACTGACCTCACGCAGGCCAACTGATCATCACATGCAATGTATTAAATAATGGTTAACTACGTTACGGCTCTGTACTCGGTCTTAgtctgtgtctttttctttgtcaggAGAAGCCGACTTCAGAAGGGGGAAATGAGTGGAACCTGGTTTGCAAAAGTCCAGGATGCATTAAAAGAGAAAGTATTCTTTTGGGACATTAACAGACTGAAATCTTTACTTCCAAAAGATGCTCCTGAAAACCTGTCAGTGAAAAAACTGGAGACAAACTCTCTTTTACTGGCTTGACTGCTTGACATCACTGACAAATAATCAAATCTAACACTTTGCAGAGGCTATACTAACTGTATGAATTCacacattgtatttatttataagatGACTGTAGATTTTGCAAATCATTTTCAAGT
Coding sequences within:
- the LOC137174563 gene encoding arf-GAP with dual PH domain-containing protein 2-like isoform X1 → MELNPSSSFRLDSTVNLTEVILPSLMANLERNNKILLDLVRQPGNNMCADCGAPDPDWASYTLGIFVCLNCSGMHRNLPAVSRVKSIRLDHWEDSLVEFMREKGNSAAKALYERCVPAFFYRPQQKDCVVLKDQWIRAKYERREFTGENNDIQQTYSSDVFESTLWKKGKDNKQFLKRIFLLSRKDFTLKYFMKEDSKVAKDVISMKDLNAVFQPEIIGNAHGLQISYVQDERTRNLFVYHENGQEIVSWFNAIRAIRLAYLQRTNPTRQENDLIPHITRNCLREGYMEKTGPTQREPFKKRWFTLCLMNRTLLYFKSPLDATELGAVFIGTESHSYSVSGNSGRSTRGGRWHWGITLQTPGRQFVFMCEQEQEQTEWLEAFRKVISQPMTPEDYAREADFRRGK
- the LOC137174563 gene encoding arf-GAP with dual PH domain-containing protein 2-like isoform X2, yielding MELNPSSSFRLDSTVNLTEVILPSLMANLERNNKILLDLVRQPGNNMCADCGAPDPDWASYTLGIFVCLNCSGMHRNLPAVSRVKSIRLDHWEDSLVEFMREKGNSAAKALYERCVPAFFYRPQQKDCVVLKDQWIRAKYERREFTGENNDIQQTYSSDVFESTLWKKGKDNKQFLKRIFLLSRKDFTLKYFMKEDSKVAKDVISMKDLNAVFQPEIIGNAHGLQISYVQDERTRNLFVYHENGQEIVSWFNAIRAIRLAYLQRTNPTRQENDLIPHITRNCLREGYMEKTGPTQREPFKKRWFTLCLMNRTLLYFKSPLDATELGAVFIGTESHSYSVSGNSGRSTRGGRWHWGITLQTPGRQFVFMCEQEQEQTEWLEAFRKVISQPMTPEDYAKADFRRGK